GCGATAGCAAGAAGCATGAAAACAGCATGTTCCTTCGTCTGGGCACGAATTTCAGACCTGATGACAGGAATGATGTTTACCTGAGTGCAATCGGAACGCTCGGACACAAATGGGGACGTACGACAACCATTCACCTTAGCAATGTGCCGGGGCAATGGATCGGCAATTAAACTCCGGGGTGGAGATTATATCCCGCAACCTGCTGTTCAGACGGCTGACACTCACCACCACATTGAACCTTTACAATAGTCATCTCAAGGCTAGGAGTGCAGACTATCCGTTGCACGACAGCTTCTATGCCGTACATGGTGACAAACAGAACCGTTTGGTGTGGGATGTGCGCTGTATGGCATCGGTACGTCTGCCGTGGGACATGACTTTCCAAGCCGAGAAGAGCATCATTAGAAAAGACAAAAAAGAGGGAGGTTCTTTGTATGAGAATTGCCGTCATAAATTGAAGCATCGTGCAAGACCTGTAGGCGGCAAACATATTTATCAGTTCCTACATCATTTTCCTTATCATTATCTTGTCCATTCCCCAACTTTTTGAGGAATAGTTCCACACTATTTCCCCAATTTCCACAACCCTAATTTATGGCACAAAATTGATAACTATTTGTAAATCAACGGTATCATGATTTTATCTGTTTTTTGGCACGCTGGTTGCAACTATGAATAGCGGGTTCGATAATGAATCCACAAAACAGAGTAAATAACAATAAATTAGTAACAATTTAAAATAGATAAGATTATGAAGAAGTTCGTTTTTGCAGCTATCGCAGCTATGGTAATGGTTTCAGTAAGCAACGTATTTGCATCAGGCAAAATGATGATAGATAATTCTGAAGTAGTTCCAGTTGATACAGTAGCACCTGAAACTCCTAAGGATTCAGCAGAGGTCAGCACTCCTGTTTTGCCACAGGCTGGTGCAGAGGATTCTACAGATCAGGCTACTCCTGCAGAGACAACATCTGAAGCAACAGAGGCTACATCTGAGACTCCAGCAGAGTCTGTAGATACTGCTCAGGCAGAGCAGCCTGCAGCACAGGCAACTGTTTCTGAGTAAGCAGCTCTGATATAACTCAATTCTAGGCATACACAAATGCAATACATTTTGCAGTACATATATATAGATAGATAAAGAAGTAGAAAGAGTTTTCATCAAGGTAAAAGTTTATATTTAGGTTTAAATTGCAGTTTTATTATCTCAAAAGATAAGTAGGATTTTAGGTTCGGTTTATGAAAAGTGAAGAGGGTGTGTCATAAGTCTAAATAATGGCAGCCGAAGACGGGCTGAAAGCCCAAAAGCTCCTAGCCCAGGGCGCTGCCCTGGGCTAAGAGCTTCTGCCCTTTCAGGGCGTATGGGATGTGGCTTATGACACACCGCCTTCTGCGTTTTTAGGGTAGGATAGGGTAGGATGTATGATATAGAATATCTTGCTTGTATCCGTAGAAATCATGCACATTGCAAGTACACAGGGGTGGTTACTCTCTTTTAATCTGTGCGATGTCCTTCAGGCGCACGATGTTGCCCTTGGGGTCGGAATATACGATTTGTTCTGCCACATCCCGCTCGTTGAGTCGATTACAGAAGACAATGTGGAGTCAAATTGCTCCATGACCCGAAAAAATCCTCCAAAAGGAGTGAGTTTCTCAGATTTAATTTGTATCTTTGCCATGTTATGTCAGAGTTTTGCTTGTTTTCTTTTCGCAACACTAAGATAAGTGAAAATTCTCACATGGCAAAATCCTGAGCAACTTTTTGTTGTTCTGGGGCTTAAAAGGTTTGATTTATAATAGTGTTGTGGATTTAAGGTAATAACAATATTATGACATCGTTATTCATATTGCAACTTGTATGTTGCGTCATTACAGCCATGCTAGCATTGCAATTAGCCATGGCAAGTTTGCAGGTGAGATGGAAGGTGTGGCGCTACGAAATATCAAGATGGCTTCTCGTTGCATCCATGCTATTCTTCTCCGTCCACTACCTCTTACAGATGGTTCATGGACTCCGTGCACAAGGTACCGATGTGGGCGCAGCATTCAACATACTGTTCTATACCCCAGTGGCATTTGCCATCACTCTCTCCATCATCAACATAGAGAGCACAGGCAGCAAAGTGCGCCGTTATTGTTTACGTAGTATAATGGCATATATACTCATCGCCCTAGTTTTCGTCATTGGCATATTCAAAAGTCATAGTTTACACATTGGCAATATGCTCTATGTGATGCTCGGTCTTTTTGTGGTTAGCATGGCATATTTTATTTTTGTCATTCGCAAAGAAACAAATACCCAAAGGCAGAAGCTCATGGAAAATTTCGGAAGTGACTTGATTCCATACGTGCGCTATTCGCAAGCCAGCATCATTTTGCTATACCTCACTGCTGGACTCCTGCCTGTAGCAATCCTCTTCAATACCTTATTATATATAATAGGTCCCTTGATGTTACTCTCTGTCATCTTTTTCGTCCACACTTTCATTGCTATGGGCTATTACATCACACCCAAAGGAGTCATTTCTGATGAAAATGATGCAGAGGCAAAAGTCACGGAAGCAGAAGACATAAATGACGATAAGAACACTCATAGCACAAATATCTTGACAGCTAATAGAAAGATGGAAATAGAATTAGCCCTCAAGAAATGGTGTGAAGAGGGATGTTATAAGGACTATGAAGTTAGCATCTATTCGCTAGCTACCAAGTTGGGATACAAGAAAAACGAATTGACAGAATACTTCAATCAGTCAGAATACACCAATTTTAGAACCTGGCTTAGCGATATTCGTTTTAATGAGGCAGTTCGCATGATGAAAGCCAACCCCGAATATAGCATTGACGCTATTTCCACAGAGTGCGGTTTCTCATCCCACACATGGATTTATCGTATATTCAAACAAAAAACGGGCATGTCGCCTAGCCAATGGCGCAAACAGTTTGCCTCCATCTAAATATGAATTTTTGTAATTTTACATTAAATACTATTTAAAAAGTAGTAGTTTTCCTAGGAAAGCTACTACTTTTTTTGTGGAAAAGCTACAACTACCATAGGAAAGCTACTATCACTTTCAAAATAAAAAAGCTATTTTTGCAATCGAATCAATAACATAACAGATAATGAAAATGACAAGAGCAGAACCAACCATTTCAATTTCAGATGAAAATCTCATCATGATTGTTGTAGTGATCGTGACTGTGATTATCATAGTGTTCATCCTTGTGATGATACGCGACTACCGTCTCTATCTTGGGAATCATTGGAAAAAGAAATTCAGTTTCGCTGATTTCGTCAAGCAAGAACAGTTTTATATTTATATACTGTTGTTCTTCCTTCTTTTGGTAGGTTCGGAATTGTTGTTACAAAACGAGTATTCATTTTAAAACAATAAATAATTATGAAAAAATCGTATCTATCATTATTCATCCTCGCAATAGGAGCGGCGATGTTTACTGCTTGTTCAGACGATGACAACAATGGGGAAAACGGAAATCCTAACATTCCTCTGGCAGAACTATCCAAGCCAAAGGCAAACCCTTGGCTGGCACAAGAGGAATACAGCATCACCCATTTCAATTCGGCTCAGACCGATGCTTTCACTGCAAAAGTGAAGGACGGCACGTTCTATGCCGACCTGACGAAATGCAAGGCAACAAGCAGCGGTCCTGTGAACCTCATGACGCTCGCATCCACTTCCCCAAAATACATGTGGGGAATGAGCAGCGACAGAGTGTCTATCATAGACGTATCCAACGGCAACTTTGAAAGACTCGCAGAAGCTGGTTTGCCTGGAATAACAATGAAAACTCAAGAACAACTCAACATCTTGACAGCCAGCTACTCGTCTTACTCAGAACTTGCAACAGCCGTAACCGGAGTGCTAGGTGCTGCCCCACAGATGTCTATAGCCAATGGAAACTATGTGTTGTGCGACAAGGACAACTATGTATATACCAATGCTGGACACATCATGGCAAGATACAAGCTGAAGAACCCAAATAATCCAAAGGAAGGCATAGAGCTAGACAGTCAGATTAAGCTCACACCGTATATCAACAACTCTTACACGCTGGTGGGAGCTACCATGACATACGATGGACATTTGCTCGTGGCGGCACAGAATGCTCTTGTTGTACTCAACCGTGAGTTGACCACGGTAGAAGATACCTACCCACTGGCAAGCACCCAGATATTGACGAACTCAATTGCAGTGGATGAGAACGGCGGGGTATATGTGGCAAGCAACGCCAAGGAGGCCAACGGCAAGGGACTCATGCAAAAGCTGATATGCAAGAATGGAAAGTTCTCTGACAGCGAAAGTGATGGAGCATGGAAAGCCGAGTATGACGGAGGTCCAATGGCACCATGTATCAAGCTCGGATATGGCACAGGAGCAACCCCTACACTAATGGGATTTGGCAACGACGAGGACAAACTCGTGGTGATAACAGACGGAGCAAAGAAAATGAAACTCGTAGCTTTCTGGCGTGACGCCATACCTGCCGATGCCAAGCCTGTAGATTCCGGCAACAAGCGTTTGGCAGGAACGTTCGACATAACGTGCGGATTACCAGCCTCTACCGAATGGGTACAGTCGGAGCAATCCGTAGTAACCGCAGGATACGACGCTTTTGTGGTGAACAACATCAGCCAGACAACGGAAAAGATAAACGACAAGATTATAGGCGTGCTGGCAATCGGTCCTACCATAGAGACTCCTAGAGGTGTTGAATGCGTGAGCTGGAACACAAAGGAGAACAAGTGGGAGACTAAGTGGACACGTGCTGACGTCAGTTCACCAAGCATGATTCCTGCTGTAAGCACATCGTCTGAAATGGTATTCGTAAGTGGATGGAACGATGCCACAGGATGGGAAGTAACCGGACTCGACTGGCGCACAGGCACCACACGCCACCGCACAATCCTAGGCAAAGACAATCGGGCCAATGGAGCATATGCCATCATACAGTTCTTTGACAATGGTGACTTACTCTACAACTCGGTGTCTGGACCGTTCAGAGTGGAAATCAAGTAAAACAGAGTGAGAACAAAAAGTATATTAATTAAAAAAAACAGGAAGTATGAAAATCAAGCAAATTATCATGACCTCATTGCTAAGTTTTATCACGGCAATGACATTCATCGCATGTTCCGATGACGACAGCAACAACGATATAAAAATCCCTACCGTGTCACCTAAGGAGCAATGGGGCGCAACCCTGAAAGGCGATGGTGAAGTTCTCGGAGCATACCCGGACTTATACTCCAATTATTGGGAATACACCTATGAGATAGACAAAAACAGTGACAAGATTCTATGCCTGAAAGGAGAATATCCTCATTGCAGATATTTCAGCATATCACTATACAATGATAAGACAGGAGACGTTTTTGCAGGCATCGATGACCAGGACATCTCGGCAGATAAAGGAAGCACAAACCCTTTCGTCGCAACCACTTCTGGAAAGAACTATTTCACCCTCTATGTGGTGCCAAACGGAACGTCACAAAGCGTAATAGACAAACTTGGAGAGAATGTGGTGAAAGTTAAAGAAGGTGTGAACAAAGTAGCTGTAGTTCTCAGACATTACCTGGGCACTACTGCCGATGGAAGCCAAAAAAATGAATACGCAGGAGTAGAACTGCCAGCCATCACTGCACTCGACATGAAATTGCATGAGACCTTCGTGCCAGAACACGTTGTATCAAATGTCTATAAGATAACATCGAAGGTGTTTACACAGAAATCCGACGAAAACAGGGAGATGCCATTCTTCCTTGCTCCAGTTAGCATGTACTATCCAAACAACTCCACGGCATACCTTTATGGAAGAACGCACTTGCGCGAGGACTCTGTGCTCACATTCTCCTTCATACCGGCCACAGTGCCAACAAAGCCTGAGGAATACAGAAAAGCTGTGACACGTTACTGGTCTATCTGCATTGGCTCAGCAAGCGACACACGCTCATATATGTCTATATATGATGCGAAGGCTCGCTATGCCGATGGCAAGAAAGCAACATTTGTGGTTTGCCTGAAAAAGAATCCTAAGCTATCAGCCATACAGAGCAAGGTGAACGAAATGAATGCCAACGGAGAGTATGTCAATCTCTTCGTTTGGGACAGTGAGAAAAAGAACATAGACGGCAATCCTATCGGAGAGGTTGTGGCTGTCATGTACAGGAACATTCTTCCAGACAGGAAATGGAAACACTCCATCGCAACCATGACACCTACTGCTTACAAGGATAAGACTGGCGAACCTATCGACCATGTGACCGATCCCGACAAGCAGCTTGCTCACAAAGCTCTTGGCGACTATGGACCACTTGGTGTAAAGGTAAGCAACGATGATTTCTTGCAGTAATGACCCCAAAGGCACAAAAAAAGGGCTAGCCCATTATCAGGACTAGCCCTCCGTTTTAATTATTTTCTAGGGTGCAATGAAATGTCATCCCGAAAGCTGCTTAGCACGTTATGAGTGATTACTTTACCTCAATGTGCTTAACATCGTCTTTCTTCTCCTCCTTGGCTACCTTAGGAATCTCAATCTTCAAGACACCATCGCTGACCTCAGCAGAAATCTTCTCGTGGTTGGCATCCTCAGGTAAAGCATAGCTCTGAGAGTAGCTGCTGTAAGAGAATTCACGACGCAGGTAATGCTCTTCCTTCTTTTCCTCCTTCTTCTCGTTCTTGTTCTCGATAGATACATTCAGATAGCCATCCTTGTCGATGTTCATCTTAACCATATCCTTCTTCAAGCCAGGAGCTGCAATCTCCATTGTGTAAGCTGTAGCATCCTCCTTTACGTTAACTGCAGGAGCTGTGGCGTTCATGTGTGGCATCAATTCGGTATCAAAGAAGTTATCATTAAACCAACTGTTCAACCAATTTGAAACACTGTTATTTCTACGAGCTAACAACATAATGTAAAACCTCCAAATTATATTTTTCTCGTCCTCTCTTCGCCTTCCGGCTCTGTCGGGATTTCTAATTGTTTATTAATTTATCCTTTTTCTTAATGAACGCTTCGGCTTTCAGGAGTCAAGGATTTCGAGAAACCCTCAAATGCCATTGCTTAGGGTTCTTAACGTTCCCCTTGTCCTTTCGGCTTCCGCTTTCATCTTAGGTATTAGCAAGTTATGTGCCAGGTGAATTTTTATATCAGGAGTGAACAGTTTTTGCCAGAACTGGCAATAAATGCTGCAAAAGTGGCATGAAAGTATAATTAATTTAATCATTTCTGCCAAAATATTCCGTTTTCCCTCCTCAGTCATTCCCGTCTGTTGCTTGAAGAACGAATGTATGTTAAACTTTTAATGAGAATACTTTTTCAAGTGAACTCTATCCTTTCAAGTCCTTATCCACCATGGCGCAGACACAGGAGTCTGACCATACATTCTCTGCCGTCTCTACCATGTCGATAATGGTATAGATAGGCAGGATGATACCCATGATGCCGATAGGAGCATTGATGCCGGACATCAGAGATAGGGTAAGGAAATAACATCCCATCGGCACTCCTGCATTACCCACTGCTGAGATAACTGAAATGAAGAGCCAGAGAATCATCGTAGTCCAAGGTAAAGGCATTCCTCCATTCTGCATCAGGAACAAGGAGGTTACGAGGATAAACGCAGCGCAACCATTCATGTTGATGGTAGTACAGATAGGCAATACGAAGCGGGAAACCTGATTGGAAACTCCCAGTCTATCTTCTGCTGTCTGCATCGTCACCGGCAACGTAGCAGCAGAACTCTTTGTAAACAGAGCCATTAATACTGCCGGCATCATCTTGCCCAGTGTACGCACAGGATTTAAGCCTCTTGCCAAGAGGAAGAGCGGAAGGATGATGAAGAATTGAATGACATTACCTCCCAGGATAACAGCTACGTACTTTCCTAGAGAAGCCATCACGATACCCGCAGAGAACTGGGCTGAGAGTTGTGCTGCAAAGGCAACGATACCCAGAGGCAAAGCCCAGATTAATCCATGAATCAGCATGAAGAGCAGATCTTGTAATCCAAACAATCCCTTCATCACGACTTCTTTCTTATCGCTTGATGGCATTTTGGTTAATGCAATACCTGCAGCTGCCGCCAAAATCAATATAGAGAGTACATTTCCTTCGGCAAACGGCTTGATGATGTTGTTGGGTATTACCCCAAGAATATGGTCATAATAGCTGGTTTCTCCCAGCTTTTGGGGAACATCCGCCATACCGCTCTGTACCAAGGCTGTAGGTAAATTGCCTGGAGAAACGATGTTGTAGAGCACCAGTCCCACTGCTGCAGCTGCTATTGTCGTAAGCAGGGTGTAGGTGATGGCGT
This is a stretch of genomic DNA from Segatella hominis. It encodes these proteins:
- a CDS encoding AraC family transcriptional regulator; its protein translation is MLALQLAMASLQVRWKVWRYEISRWLLVASMLFFSVHYLLQMVHGLRAQGTDVGAAFNILFYTPVAFAITLSIINIESTGSKVRRYCLRSIMAYILIALVFVIGIFKSHSLHIGNMLYVMLGLFVVSMAYFIFVIRKETNTQRQKLMENFGSDLIPYVRYSQASIILLYLTAGLLPVAILFNTLLYIIGPLMLLSVIFFVHTFIAMGYYITPKGVISDENDAEAKVTEAEDINDDKNTHSTNILTANRKMEIELALKKWCEEGCYKDYEVSIYSLATKLGYKKNELTEYFNQSEYTNFRTWLSDIRFNEAVRMMKANPEYSIDAISTECGFSSHTWIYRIFKQKTGMSPSQWRKQFASI
- a CDS encoding Hsp20/alpha crystallin family protein; protein product: MLLARRNNSVSNWLNSWFNDNFFDTELMPHMNATAPAVNVKEDATAYTMEIAAPGLKKDMVKMNIDKDGYLNVSIENKNEKKEEKKEEHYLRREFSYSSYSQSYALPEDANHEKISAEVSDGVLKIEIPKVAKEEKKDDVKHIEVK
- a CDS encoding dicarboxylate/amino acid:cation symporter, producing MGKTMNDMGNRQPDSNAGSSKQKGVKKVKNKQTRQLVLWIGALIVGAVLGMFGISWLDGLMNFIATVYTRLFQLLAVPTIALAVITTLASLGNQADTGKIFRHAITYTLLTTIAAAAVGLVLYNIVSPGNLPTALVQSGMADVPQKLGETSYYDHILGVIPNNIIKPFAEGNVLSILILAAAAGIALTKMPSSDKKEVVMKGLFGLQDLLFMLIHGLIWALPLGIVAFAAQLSAQFSAGIVMASLGKYVAVILGGNVIQFFIILPLFLLARGLNPVRTLGKMMPAVLMALFTKSSAATLPVTMQTAEDRLGVSNQVSRFVLPICTTINMNGCAAFILVTSLFLMQNGGMPLPWTTMILWLFISVISAVGNAGVPMGCYFLTLSLMSGINAPIGIMGIILPIYTIIDMVETAENVWSDSCVCAMVDKDLKG